A segment of the Brienomyrus brachyistius isolate T26 chromosome 13, BBRACH_0.4, whole genome shotgun sequence genome:
GCAAACATACGACACCGGTGGACACCCTTGATGAAATAGGTCCTCAGAATCTGGTCGCCATGGTCAGACACACGGTGAAaatatttaatgtttactttcacAATCAGAACAGGTCATGCTCATTTAATGCTGAAAACTGGCTCAAGTACGATTTATTCTTCCTTACATAAAGCTTTTAGGCTTAAGGTAACATTTTTGCCGACAAAAGGACATTCCTCACACAATAGCCACATTGACAACAGCATCTCGATAGAAATATTCTATCTGAACGGTTGTATTCTCTTATTTTCACCCTTGTCCACATGTGCTCTTcattttcttcttttggtgAAAGTCTCCTTGATTTGTGCTCTGggaatttttttatattattatttttattcttgttgCAAGTTAGTTGGTAAACTTAGGTAATTCCCCAAATCCTTCCTAGAAATACCACGTCtgtgaaatatttaaaacaatTAACAGTTTACGCCAGCATAGTTTGCTTCTTTTCTGTTATTTTGCGAGCAACAACAAACACATTACCGTTCACcctattaagtttttttttgcggggggggaaaaaaagtagCTGTCACAGTATTTTTTCCCACCCAATTTGTTCCATGTTTTAAAACACtgctttgttttgttgttaagttcctgtaaaaacacacaaaaatggtTAGAGAGCACCATTCTAACAGTAATCCCATTTAAAAATGTGTCTTCTGATGGTTCGGTCTGGATTGCATTGAACATCACACCCCAGATTCTGAGCAGGGGTCTTCTGCatgtggtttgtttttttttgtttttttttgtataattttcttttcatCCAGGTCACTTTGTCATGAAAGTCATAAAGAAAAGGTATCATAGGCTGGAGAAAATGGAAGCCTTTGATGATTGGTGCATTTCCTTGTCTGTCACACAGTGCCGTTTTCATGGCTGGCCTTTTGTAGCACTGTTTGGGGTGTGCTAAGGGATGGTGCTAATGTACACAGAAATCCAGCCAATAGGGTGAGGCCCAGTCCACCCCAGGCACAGAACATGGACCAGCCATAGCCATGACTGATATCCTCGGGTAATCCGTACATGTATCTCGGGTAACGGGACAGCTCGAAATTGATCCCAGCCACGCAGGTGCACAAGGAAATTATGCAGCAGGTACCTATAGGTGCGATAAAAGGGGAAATGCATAAATACACAAGGTGAATTACTCCAAAAACAACCtgtatgtatctgtgtgtagtgtgagtgtgtgtgtgtatattataatatatattatacagacACTGCTCACTAAACCTACCTGTTCGGCGACTGCCTGCACTTACAACCAGCTCTCTGGCCAGTCAGTTCTCGTACGCCGTACAATACTTTGGTCGTGGAAACGGCAGGAAGGCATCTCAGCATCATCACCTTCtctcagtctcagtctcagtctcATTCCCGCAGTCAGTCAGTATTCCCTATACTAGCATTTGCAATCGCCAAGACTACAAAAAAGCTGTTGATGGTTTCAACGCTTTCGTCGGGAGATCCTGCATAATCAGAGTATTAGTGATAAAATCATGGAGAATGTCGAGTACTGTCCGGAACTGTCCAATCACCTGTATTTACAGTGAGCAGACCTCAGTAATGTATATTAGAGTTGATTTCCCCTATTCTGTTTTAGAGTATATAGTACATTACTGTGTAAACAGTTATAAATATACTGAGCATGAAGGGGCGGCTCCTCAATTATTGACCAATTAGCGTAACAACCTAGTCGTAGGAAGGGAACTCAGTTGTTAAGTGAGGAGtatcatatatgtgtgtgtgtgtgagtgtgtgagtgtgtgtgtgtatatatatatatatatatatatatatatatatatatatatatatatatatatatatacacacacactcacacacacacacatattgttCTATATATTGGACAGTTAAAACTATGGTATACCCCATCAAATTGTTTCACTAATCAAGTTAATTAATTTAACTGATGGTGAAATACATTAGTGAGTAAGGTTCTGCTAGTCCGCTAACCGCTAGTTAGCAAAGCTAACGGAGTGTTTCTGCCAGCTTTGGAGACCATTagtagcatctgctaaatttagTTCCGCTAACTGTAAAACTGCTAACTTTTTTTATTGTGAGTGTGTCTGCAACAATATACCTGGCATGCTGCTGGCTGACTGCTTATAAACGGAAGAGTTGATTGGTCGATAACTTGTCGTATTTAAGGTAACTGGGCTAAATGCAAGTGAATGAAGTTAAGGTCCATTTAAACAGCGGTACCTTGAACTAAACAGAGAACTATGGCCTGTATCACGGAGCTGCATTTCTCACTTATTTACATAACTAAATCAATCTGTGGATGTGGATAACAGACTTGACTTGTGCACTGTGGCATTGGTCTTAGTTTACTTTTAAGCATATTATATGATTTataatacatatttaaatgattaaaatCTTGCCTGGGCTAAGGTAGCTACTGATGTGGTTCTCAGGAAATTCATTAGGATATTTGGGAACTTGGGGAGAGCTGAAGAGCCCATCTGTCTTTTCGCCATGTCTGACTGGCTGAGTCCCTTGCAGGCACCATACGGTGCAGCCTGAACGCTCGTGTGCCCATACTTGCTCTTAATGTGAAGGGAATCGCTGGCCACAGAGATTCCAGGAAACAGGAATGAGTGCGATTTTTATTAGGTTGCCCTGTACACCATGTTTGAGAAAGGCCCTGCAGGGCGACCTGTTCCATCTAGCCTCATCTCAAgatccccaccccaccccacccccccacccccgagcaGTGAGCGTGAGTCACGCAGGCGCGGCTGGCAATGCGCCCGTCCCGCCGCAGCTCTGTGGACGCTGTCCCAAGCTCTCACGCAGGACTTATTCCTGCCCAGTGTGCTTTACACATGGCTGCCGCAAGCAACTGCGGCGAGACATAAATAGATCGTGGCGACGCTTTCGTCGGGCTGCTGTGAATGCACATTCACTCCAGCCATTTCCCTGGGGGGGTTAATTAAGCCCCTTACTTCTGGAAAGGCACCTAGCCAGTACTAaatctcagggaaaaaaaaacaacagcttCCCCCACCAACTGAGATAATCTATGGAAGAATGCCCGCTAAAAAGCCGGCAGTGGGAATGTTGTCAATAACTGCAGAAAAATTTCAGTCACTCACATGCTAATCTGAAAAGAACTGTCTGGGCAATACATTCCAGTGTTTACAAAAGACAGTCATTGTTTTGACATGTACCGCAAAATACTCAACAAACCAAAAGTGAGCTGCAAGTAGCACCACGGTTGCGGAGTCGAATTTCGGCAGGCGGTGGGAGGCAGGGGTGTGTTGTTCTTTCTGAGCTTATGCaatgcccttaaccccaatttccACAGTAAAACCTGTAAATGCTGAAAAAGCATGAAGTGTAAGTAGAATTTAAGCTACTAGCCAACAAGGAATTTTCCCTCCTAATACCCCTAATTTTCCCTCCTCCCGTCTGGCAAAAGGTTCCGTAGCATAcgggcctccactgccagaacGGGGACCAGCTTCTTccctcaggccatcagactCCTCAACCGGAACTGgacacaatcccccccccacacacacatgcacatctgtacatctgtagataatatttattgttatttattataccacggcatttttgtacagcatttttgcacaaccttcgctgctaccatacagtaacaaatactgtatccagaatgttaccactgttaactggcactgtatgttgtcctgtctgtcttgttaatctgcactgttatgctgtcctgtctgcactgtgatgttgctctgtctttgtcctgctctgtgttgcaccatggtcctggaggaacgttatctcatttctctatatactgtgtgtatggttgaaatgacaataaaacctacttgacttgacttgaccaaGTAAAAAATAGTCTgacatgcagttttttttcttactaGCCAGAAGGCTGTTGCTCAGTTCTCTGTACTCACCCTTCATCTAAATTACTCGCCTCAGGCAAATGGCTTAATTCCCTGCCCTCAGTGTGGGTAACGCTGGACTACATTTGCTCGAGATGGGGTTGTCCACTGGGTGAAACTTGAAAAAAGATGACAGGTGCCGAATCGGCTTTCCTCACCTCCCATGAGGAAGAGGAGCCCGGCTACATACTGCATCAGATCGTGCTTTTTGCAGCAGCCCAGGAAGCCGACGATCCAGCCGAAGAGGATGATGGCGACCGCCATCCCGATGAAGCCGGCCGTCATCCTGCGCAGGTCTGCGGGGGCAGAAGAAGCGTCAATCCCGATCTGAGTCTGCCTGCTTAAGGCTCGCGTCTCATACTGTCAACATCAGGGTTGGGGCCATTCCTGAATGCGTTCATCGATTCCagtccaaatcaggaaatggaactaGAGTTGGAATTTAAATCTCCCTGAAATTCAACTTGAATTCAATTAACATTTCAGGGAGATTTAAATTCCAAATCtagttccatttcctgatttagattggaattgatgaatgTATTCCGGAATGGCCCCAACCCTGATGTTGACAGTATGAGACATGCATCACTGCTAGTCATGGCTGCCCATAATAGGCGAGAAAGAGGAAGACCCAGGCACTAAAAAGGGGATCATTCAGTAGAATTTTTTAGGGCCCAGTCATGTCTTTGTGAGGGCCTGCTGCCAGTAACAGGAACCCTTCGCTGTGTTGCTTTAATTATCACAGGAAACATATGTGACAATATCCTCTTTAATCTTTAAGCAATTAGTTTGAACCTTGTTATGGCCTCACACCTACAGCAATGGGGGTTCGAATATCACCTCAGTCCTGTGTGAGGAGTTTGCGTACTCACACTGTGTTGCACAGGTCCCCTTCCTTAATCCAAGGACATGCAGTTATCACCTCTAAAGTGACTGTACTGTATGATTGTGCACACGTTGGCCCTCTGATGGACTCGCTTCCTATCCAGGCTGATACCCAGCtccatgctgcctgggataggcctgCAAACCTAACCAGGTTAAGCGGTTTGAAGATGAATGAATTTATCTTCTTTGAGTCCTCCACATAATTTTTTATCACTTTGCATGGTTAGTATTAGAATCAGTAGCACCATGCTAATCTTGTTTGGTCTGTATTCTGGTCGGTCCCAGTGTAATCTGGTGAGGTGTCCCTCTTTTCTGCGATGGAGTGTCCTGTCTGCTTGTGATAAACATATCAAGAGCCCCACCTAGAGAGGAAAATGTTGGAAAGCCCGCTTCTTATCTCAACTGCCATATGGTTGGCCGCGTTGAGTAAATACATTCATACCGCTGAAGGTGGTTAATTGCTTGATTAGAATTTATACTCCGTTTGTCTTTGAATGGGatttaattttgacagtttatgcAAATCCTGACATATGGAAAAAGGACTATTCTTGAATTTTATATAGTGTGTCATTTCCTTATCGTTGGGTCCGCTTTCGGGGTTTGCGGTTTGGCGTGCAGGACCTGCGCCGGCATCAGGCAGTCACACGATAGCATAGTTGCCGTTTCAGGTTTCTCATACTTACGGAGCGCATGCCATTCATCCTGTCGGATTGTTTTGGTGATGTTGACAGGCAGGTTTCTTGGGAGGCTGGATGAGGTGTAATGATACTTAATAGGCGTGCAGCgttcaatcagtcctgtaaaTACAATGTAGAATGACATTAAATTAAGTTGctagcacacacagacacacacacacacatacagatataTATCTTTGGAATATATATTGCATTTAGCAAAAGGTTTTATGCAAAGCGACATACATTCTACATTCTCTAGAAAGCACGGTTAGTCAGTCCCTATAGTGACTGGGATCTAACGGTCTTGCCCCAGGGCCCAATAGTGAAATCAAACTGCAGACCATGGGatccaaaccagcaaccttccgatcatagacaatataataataatatcataacagttataaaatatatttctgtttACTCCTGTCCTCTCTGATTATGTTTCTCTGTTTAGTTCCTTTCTAGGCAGCAGTGGAAGTCCATAGTCAACGGTTCCTCCTGTAAAATGACATACTTATCAAATGTCAGTATAGGTGAAGGATCTGACCTGAGGACGAGCAGAGTTAGACTCACATTCGTGCCACTGGACCCTtatatatacagacgctcctctacttacgaactttcaactttcgAACTTTCacacatacgaacgaagaggactaagtccaaattgtgttccttggtgTCCCGTTTCCCGTCCgcaacatgatttttttttttctgcccaccaattccgcccagtacgacttctggccgccactcccgccgcgcagcagcgtagcgtgcgaactcccagcagcctagttctttgtacttgcatatacagtacccttaaaatgatattgaataacgacttacgaacatttcaagttatgaacggccgttcggaacgtatctcattcgtaagtagagaagCGTCTGTATTAAGATCATTCTGTTGTTCCTGCTTGTCACCAAAGTTCTTGCCTGTGAGTCTTTTGAAGAATTACATTGAAATCAGTAAAACACCACAGCCTGAATCCAGTGCAAGTCAAGACAGGTAGGTGACATAGGCGGCTGGCTTGAGCTccatttttggggggggtgggggggggtgagtttTGCTTTGTCTCGGGCAGGGGGCGCCGGCGATGAAGCTTGCCAAGGGAGCCGCATGGGCCTCTACCGGTACCGCTTACATCATTACCAGAAGTCGCGGTagttctgtgtatatatataacatcaTTGTGTATTTACTGCAAAGTGCTTCCTTGAATTCTTAAAAACTATGACTTCTACCTACTGGCCTGTGTTTTGAGTCCTAATCAGTATTTTTGTATCATAATGGAAGTATGGAGGACAAGGACATGTTATGACAATATGGTAATTCTTTACTATTTATGTTTTCCTTGATAACACATATTTTCCAGAGAACAAGCAAGCAGTGACCATCCATATTAAAAGAAAATGGGTTTGTTTACAAGCGAGTGTACgaatttattttgcattaacTAAGGGATGTTCAATCAGCAGACAAAGCATAGTTGAATGCACTGACCTCTTACATTGGGTTGAGATGGAAACGGTCAGGATGGAACTTACCCAGGATGCACTTGTGCTTATTGATAAACTGttaaattattgtgaatggtttAATGAGACTGAGCACTCCTGCAGTTATCTGAACCTATCCATGAAGTAAAACTGCTTTAATCCCCTTCTGCAGCTCTGCCGCCAActgattttaattattaaaactgcaatgAACTGCACAGATTTTAAAAACACTCCAAGCTCCTCTCGGGTACAGTAATATTAAGTATTTGTGTAACTGTTAATGAACATGTTAGTTTGAGAGCAAGGAGAGGGTTACGGAGGGTGCATCCAAAATCACATACTTAAACAGTATATACTGAATTTCATTACTATTTGACCATTAATATAGtatgtactatatatatatatatgcatgaaaACAGTATGCATACACTTTCACATATTGTGGTCGCCATCTTGCATATTACCCGACCCGGAGATTTACCAGTGGTGTTGCTTGACCACCACGGAAGTTAAACACCATTAAaaatta
Coding sequences within it:
- the LOC125706879 gene encoding transmembrane protein 178B-like — protein: MAAMKILTCSGLFLALCSLGLLAMAICTDYWYETDARRHRERCKNFASKRNDRGYIYIPSVNLPLRMPPEYIHRKEKQDLKPNFLASAAAMESHCSRQFNSTMSGLWRRCHRHGFDLETEDLIYKGLIERCTPIKYHYTSSSLPRNLPVNITKTIRQDEWHALHLRRMTAGFIGMAVAIILFGWIVGFLGCCKKHDLMQYVAGLLFLMGGTCCIISLCTCVAGINFELSRYPRYMYGLPEDISHGYGWSMFCAWGGLGLTLLAGFLCTLAPSLSTPQTVLQKASHENGTV